In the genome of Ferrimicrobium acidiphilum DSM 19497, the window TTTGGCCTTGATCCGATCGCTCATACTCACCCGTCGGATTCGTAACGCCTGTCCAACTGGATCACCAGTGAGGGGATCAGCAACGAGTCCAAGCATGTTCCACAGCTGGGATTCGGTGACCTCTGAGTCGTGCTCGATCCCCTTTCCCTCTCCGAGATCAGCCAGACCCCTACCCTTCCATCGACCCGGTGGGGTGCCAGACTCTGCGTAGTAACGGGTTAGTTCTGAGCTCTGATCTCCTCGGCCATCGCCAACGGCGATCGAGTCCATGAGGTACTTATAACCCTGGCCGAGGGAGAGCTTGCGAATGGTGAGCATGGGAGTGTTCCTTTGGTCAAGGGGTGCCGAGTACGCCCTTGTTGGAGGGCCCAACGGTTGGAAATCTGTCACGCACATTGACGAATGCCTGTTCGAATCTCGCGGTAGCGGCCTCGGATGCAAGGTGTGTGGTAGGAACTTCGTCAGGTTTTGGGTGTTTGGGGTTAGGTCAGGCGTTGGGCACCGGCTGGGCTCTGGTTGGGGCCAGCGGTTAGGAATCGGGGTGATCCTGGTCTACTTGGGTTGGGCAGTAATATTTATGGCTCTGCTTGGCAGCCTTTCGGGGTCTCCGTAAAACCCGTGGCGGTTCAGAGCACCACTACAGGCTGCCTCGAGACGCCCTGGTGAGTACGTCTTTGCAAGGCTCATAATGCCAAGACAGCTGCGGTATCCCTGTTCTGGGTGAGGACGGCGCTCGAGTAGTCCCTCAACCAGGGTTCCCGTCATTGGACCGGTGGTCTTGGCCCAGTTGATAATGCGTGAGGGGCTCCACTCGAGGTGAGCCCGGTGAGAGGCTGGCATGTGCGAGGGGTCCGTGGTAAAGCCGTAACGGATGCTACTGCGTGGGTGGAGGGCCTATAACAATTAGGCTCTTCAGCCTCCACTCCCAGCAAGTACTCTGACGGGTTCCGCCTGACGACTCTGGGTCGAATTTAGGTATGGTGAAGGACATGACATGGATTACTCCAGAGCCGCCCAACGACGGCCTCGCCCCTGACACAGGCGACATCCGACTGATACTCCAGGGTTACCTCGATCACTACCGACTGACCTTGCTTCGAATCTGTGCAGGGTTGAATGCTGAGCAGCTGGCGCTGAGACCTGTAGCTCCCTCGACGCTTTCACTACTCGGGCTGGTTCGGCACATGACAAATGTCGAAAGAACGTGGTTTCGAATACGTGCTGCTGGGGAAGATGTCGCCCCCCTCTTTACGACCACCGACGAAGACTTCGACGATCTCGACACAGCGAGTGCTCAGCAGGCGATCTCCGACCTTCCCGCCGAGTGGGCACGGTGCGACGCTGCGGTAAAGAATCTACCGCTTGATCACATCGTGGATGTGCGCGGACAAGAGGTGTCGCTCGCTTCGATCTACATCCACCTCATCGAAGAATGGGCCCGTCATGCTGGCCACGCGGACCTGATCCGCCAGTCCATCGATGGGGTTACCGGCCGCTGATCCGTTTCTTTCGCAGCATGTCTCTGTCTTTAAATTGAGATCCATCGTATGAGTGGGGTGCAAACGATGCTCGAATAAACAGCGCAGATATCCACAATCTCGCTGCCACCTACCGCCAGGAAAGTTATAGAGGTGGTCTCTTTGAAACCTGACCTGGCGTCACCGGTAGAAGTGTAGGCACCACACACCGGATAGATGGTCTTGCATCTGGAACCTGAGATGGGCTCGGGTACAGCGTCGACGAGTGCTAACATCCAGACGCACCATAGGTTACCCTGAACTCGGCAGCGCAGAACCATGTAGAGTAACACCATGGGGGAGTAAGTTCAGACTAAATTCCCTACTTATATGCGAAGATCTGCTTTCCGTCTACTCGCCCCTTTGGTATGACCGACAACTCTCACCCTCGTCTTAGAGAACTGCATGCGCAGCGAGAGAGCGCCCTTCGCACTTGGCTGGTCGTCAACGCCGCACTGTTGGGCGCTATCGAACGGCTGGGCCAATTGCGCGCAGCCAAAGCCGAAGCACTGAAAGCACGAGGGATCTCTGCCCACCAGCTCGCCCAGTTCCGCCGCTGGGAGCAGGGTGCGGCGAAACCTACCGAATATCGGACCCTCGCAAGCTACGCACAGCACCGCCACATCATCGCCCCGATCGATCGGCGGTGGGACGGAGTGATCACTACTGCTCAGGTCGAGGTCGATCGAGCCACCACCGATTTAGCCGTAGCTACTGCTGATCTGCTCTCCACCATGCACGCAGCACTTGCCAGTGAATTGACCGGTCTATCAGTGCGTCGACTCTCGACGATTGTTCGTGCTGTAGCGAACACCCATTCTGCACCAACTACACGGACGGTACAACGCCCTTGACCGCTTTCCAGCGTCATGGCGCATAAATGAGAGGACCCCAGCGTAGAGCCCTCGAGAGACTACGGAGGCACCAAGATGGCATCGAAACCCACGGATGCACAGCGGGCGATCCTGCGCGAGAAGGCGAGAGCTGACAACCACGCAATGCATGCGGCACTCACCGCCGCAGAGCGTCTCGCCGATGCGAAGGCATCCCGGGAGACCACCATTGCCGCAGCAGACAAGGCGCTAGCTGAGGCCACGAGCATCTACCACTCGGCGATCGAGGAACTCGTCTCGCGAGTCGGTAAGGAGACTACTGCCGAGCTCCTGGGGACTGAGGCCATTTCCGCTGTACGTCACGCGAAGCGCTGACGATTTAACCGGTCTGGAGATCGTATAGATCGGTGTGCCATCTGTCAGAGATAGTCTGGAGACGTGGCAAGTTCTTCGCGACGGTCAGAGTCGCTCCACCAGCACGGGCCACAACCTCACGACGAATCCTGGTGTCAGTTCGCCAACTTCCCCTGCCAGCACCTCGGCAAGGGACGCCTCATCGGTATTGAAGGACAGCTTCTGAGTCGCCAGTAACAGGGCACCGACTGCAGCACCCGATGCACTGTCGCTGACTCGAATCGGCCCCGGGCGCTCTGCTCGAAGAGAGCATCCCGGCAACGTAGCGCCAGGACGTGTCCCCGGAGAGGTTCATGAGCTCCTTTGGGGAACATCCTCCTTCATGCGTCGCCCATTGTCTCCAGAAACGTCCTGGGCGTCATCACCACAAGCCCCGAACGCTGCACCGCGGTGAGATCCGGGTCCCCCGATACCAGCACGTCGACCCCCGCCACCTCCGCCAGAAGGACGAGGAAGTCGTCATCGGGATCACCGGTGATGGGATCGTCCTCTTCCGGAGGATCGTCCATGATGACTGCCAACTCTCGGATCGTACTCACGAACAGGTGCGCGTCCTCGATGCTCAGATACCGCCGGAACTTCGGGCGGCAAAGCACGTCCTCCAGCTCGGCGAGTAGCAACGGCGAGGCAACGAGCCGAAATCGCCCAGCCAATGCTCCAAGGAGCAGGCGGGCGGACACGCCCTCTCGCGACGTGACGGCCGCCACGAAGACATTCGTGTCAAGGACAATCCGGCGCGGCTCACCCACCGCTCACCGTTCGTGCCCGTCGCTCTCGACGGACCGCACGCACCTCGGTCACTGCCTGAGCGAGTGCTGCATCCTCGTCAAGGTCGCTCGTATAGCCGACACGCTCCAGTAGCTCTCTCAGCTCATCCCACGCCGCCTCCACGTGGCCGCTTCGAAGATATGACCGCAGCGCGTCCTCGATGACAGCACTCTCGGACCGATTGGAGGTGAGCGCAGCAGCCTTCGTCGCTGTGAGTACGTCGGGATCGAGGTAGATGGTCGTCTTCTTCTTTGTCATACCTTAAGTCTACCACTATCCCATTATTACGTTATGACGTAATGACGGCACTATGACGTCCGCTCTCAGTTGTGTGAGGTCGAGCATCTCCCAGGATCACGTGGAGCCGCACAGCTTCAAGGCGCTTAGCTCAGGTATTCGCGGAGGACTCCGTCCTCTTCCCTTAATTCCGTGCCCCCTCTCCGTGCCTATTGCGCGCAC includes:
- a CDS encoding relaxase domain-containing protein; protein product: MLTIRKLSLGQGYKYLMDSIAVGDGRGDQSSELTRYYAESGTPPGRWKGRGLADLGEGKGIEHDSEVTESQLWNMLGLVADPLTGDPVGQALRIRRVSMSDRIKAKVARLPETLTGEDRALAIETIKAEEAQAEKKIGKPVAGFDLTFSPSKSVSVA
- a CDS encoding CopG family transcriptional regulator; protein product: MTKKKTTIYLDPDVLTATKAAALTSNRSESAVIEDALRSYLRSGHVEAAWDELRELLERVGYTSDLDEDAALAQAVTEVRAVRRERRARTVSGG
- a CDS encoding DinB family protein — translated: MTWITPEPPNDGLAPDTGDIRLILQGYLDHYRLTLLRICAGLNAEQLALRPVAPSTLSLLGLVRHMTNVERTWFRIRAAGEDVAPLFTTTDEDFDDLDTASAQQAISDLPAEWARCDAAVKNLPLDHIVDVRGQEVSLASIYIHLIEEWARHAGHADLIRQSIDGVTGR
- a CDS encoding putative toxin-antitoxin system toxin component, PIN family, with product MGEPRRIVLDTNVFVAAVTSREGVSARLLLGALAGRFRLVASPLLLAELEDVLCRPKFRRYLSIEDAHLFVSTIRELAVIMDDPPEEDDPITGDPDDDFLVLLAEVAGVDVLVSGDPDLTAVQRSGLVVMTPRTFLETMGDA